A window of Mangifera indica cultivar Alphonso chromosome 13, CATAS_Mindica_2.1, whole genome shotgun sequence contains these coding sequences:
- the LOC123193920 gene encoding 30S ribosomal protein S17-like: MKSVVGMVVSNKMQKSVVVAVDRLFHHKMYNRYVKRTSKFMAHDEHNLCNIGDRVRLDPSRPLSKRKNWVVAEILKKARIYVPPSMDTVAASSNKTEVLTS, from the exons ATGAAGTCAGTGGTGGGAATGGTTGTTTCCAACAAGATGCAAAAGTCTGTGGTCGTGGCAGTGGACAGACTTTTTCACCACAAGATGTATAACCGTTATGTCAAGCGGACTTCCAAGTTCATGGCTCATGATGAGCACAATCTTTGCAACATTGGTGACCGA GTTCGGCTGGATCCTTCAAGGCCATTGAGCAAGCGTAAGAATTGGGTTGTTGCTGAAATTCTTAAGAAAGCCCGAATCTATGTACCACCATCAATGGATACTGTTGCTGCTTCAAGTAACAAAACTGAAGTTTTGACTTCATAA
- the LOC123193919 gene encoding pentatricopeptide repeat-containing protein At4g31070, mitochondrial — MLRIKTQITHSIRPLTTIEPSELSISAIQNKFKDFESKKLYDQLLQFYKYHLHLTGHNVNTLILPSVIKACSDSHSYLHYGLQLHCFALKSGSDSDQVTSNSLITMYAKYSKIESAYLMFDKMPHRDIISWNSIINCLAQSGYYTLSLKMLKQMYLCGFVPKPELIAGVLSLCAQNGDLSVGRQIHALVIVHGIVQESVFVSTALLDLYFKCHELMTALRVFDRMEIKNEVSWTAMISGCIDNKKYDMAIDCFRAMQREGVKPNRVTLLVALLACTESKFIEYGKAIHGYAYRHGFHSNHHLLSALMHMYCECANALCPARIIFERSEVKDVVFWSSIIAGYSRLGDCDEAMKLFNRMKGEGHEPNSVTLLAMISSCTSLSSLSHGHAVHCYILKSGLYSDVFIGNALINMYSKCGYLEASRQIFNEMACKDCVSWSTLISSYGLHGCGEEALRLLHKMLGRGIEPDAITLLSILSACNHSGLAEEGKSIFNIVIKDCKISLSSEHYACYVDLLGKTGKIKDAFEVVRTMPMKPSTKLLSSLVSACKMHGRLKVAEMLAHQLLESEPENAANYTLLSMIYAECSNWVGVEEVRRVMRVKGLTKCYGFSRID; from the coding sequence ATGTTGAGAATCAAAACTCAAATTACCCACTCAATCAGACCATTAACAACCATAGAACCCTCTGAACTATCCATTTCTGCcattcaaaataaattcaaagacttcgaatcaaaaaaattatacgaCCAATTACTTCAATTCTACAAATACCACCTTCACCTGACAGGGCACAATGTAAACACTTTGATTCTTCCTTCAGTTATTAAAGCATGTTCCGACTCTCACTCCTACCTCCACTATGGCCTGCAACTCCATTGCTTTGCTCTCAAATCAGGCTCTGATTCTGACCAAGTTACCTCCAATTCTCTCATCACCATGTATGCTAAGTATTCCAAAATTGAATCAGCATACTTGATGTTTGATAAAATGCCTCACAGAGACATTATTTCTTGGAATTCCATCATAAATTGTTTAGCTCAAAGTGGGTATTATACTTTATCACTAAAAATGCTTAAGCAAATGTACTTGTGTGGTTTTGTTCCAAAGCCAGAGCTCATTGCCGGCGTTTTATCACTCTGTGCACAGAATGGAGACTTGAGTGTGGGAAGGCAAATTCATGCTCTTGTTATTGTCCATGGAATTGTTCAAGAGTCAGTTTTTGTGTCAACTGCTTTGTTAGACTTGTATTTCAAGTGTCATGAATTGATGACAGCATTACGTGTGTTTGATCGAATGGAGATTAAAAATGAGGTCTCTTGGACTGCCATGATTTCTGGAtgcattgataataaaaaatatgatatggCTATTGATTGCTTTAGAGCAATGCAGAGAGAAGGGGTTAAGCCTAACAGAGTTACATTGCTTGTTGCTTTACTAGCTTGTACTGAATCGAAATTTATAGAGTATGGGAAAGCCATTCATGGGTATGCTTATCGTCATGGTTTTCACTCAAATCATCATTTGTTGTCTGCTCTTATGCATATGTATTGTGAATGTGCAAACGCGTTGTGTCCTGCCAGGATTATTTTTGAAAGATCCGAAGTAAAAGATGTTGTTTTCTGGAGTTCAATTATTGCAGGCTATTCAAGGCTCGGGGATTGTGATGAAGCTATGAAGCTTTTTAATCGAATGAAAGGGGAAGGGCATGAACCAAATTCAGTTACTTTATTGGCAATGATTTCTTCTTGCACCAGTCTATCTTCTCTGAGCCATGGACATGCAGTCCATTGCTATATTTTGAAATCTGGGCTATATTCTGATGTTTTTATAGGGAATGCACtaataaatatgtattcaaAGTGTGGTTATCTTGAAGCTTCACGTCAGATATTCAATGAAATGGCTTGCAAAGATTGTGTGTCATGGAGCACATTAATCAGCAGTTACGGCCTTCATGGTTGCGGTGAAGAAGCTTTGAGGCTTTTGCATAAGATGCTTGGGAGAGGGATAGAGCCGGATGCCATTACACTGCTCTCCATTTTATCAGCTTGCAATCATTCTGGCCTTGCCGAGGAGGGAAAAAGTATATTCAACATTGTCATAAAGGATTGCAAAATTTCATTAAGTTCTGAACATTATGCTTGCTATGTTGATCTTCTGGGGAAGACAGGAAAGATTAAAGATGCTTTTGAGGTTGTGAGGACAATGCCAATGAAACCGAGTACAAAACTCTTGAGCTCTCTAGTATCAGCTTGTAAGATGCATGGAAGACTGAAAGTTGCAGAAATGCTTGCACATCAGCTTCTAGAGTCAGAACCTGAGAATGCTGCCAACTACACTTTATTAAGTATGATTTATGCTGAATGCAGTAACTGGGTTGGTGTAGAAGAAGTGAGGAGAGTGATGAGAGTAAAGGGATTGACTAAGTGTTATGGATTCAGCAGAATTGACTAG
- the LOC123195320 gene encoding heavy metal-associated isoprenylated plant protein 28-like, whose product MLQVVDLKVHLHCKDCEKAVRKALCKITGVKCVEMDMVLNKIRVLGYVDQGVVVKSIQKSGRKAVVLSSSCSSIRSSWQLQEGQSPRLPSCYRCIIPRFLYATSKRTTACDSTISKIAKI is encoded by the exons ATGTTACAGGTGGTGGATCTGAAGGTACACCTGCACTGCAAAGACTGTGAAAAGGCAGTGCGTAAAGCCTTGTGCAAGATTACAG GTGTAAAGTGTGTGGAGATGGATATGGTGTTGAACAAGATAAGGGTGTTGGGGTATGTGGATCAAGGAGTTGTTGTAAAAAGCATTCAGAAATCAGGAAGGAAAGCGGTGGTTTTATCATCTTCATGTTCATCAATTAGATCAAGCTGGCAATTGCAAGAGGGGCAGAGTCCAAGGCTGCCTAGTTGTTACCGCTGCATTATTCCAAGGTTTCTTTATGCAACTTCCAAACGCACTACTGCTTGTGATTCTACGATATCAAAGATTGCCAAGATTTAG
- the LOC123195177 gene encoding 3-ketoacyl-CoA synthase 15-like, with protein sequence MAAAREQEIISTEIVNTGIEDSGPYAGSLNFSVRVRHGLPNFLNSVNLKYVRLGYGYLLSHGFYLFTAPFFILILSAGIAKLTWNDFFPQYDLSLTLLIFGLLAFIVFLCLHLIPRSIYLVDFACYRPPNQLKISKEEFMVLARKSGNFNEAALEFKQQVLKNSGIGDETYLPRKVFCPGYKPNLKDGREEAAMVFFGAIDDLLAATKIRPKEINILVVNCGVLNTTPSLSSMIINHYKFRHNINSFNLGGMGCAAGIIAIDLVRDLLIAYPGSYALVVSTEVVSHTWYCGNDPDMLLPNCFFRMGAAAMLLSSCRPDRWRSKYQLKQLVRTHKGMDNRSFKSIHLKEDAEGRRGLSVSKEVIEVGGHALKANITTLGPLVLPISEQFHFFKNLLSRKKTKPYIPNYKLAFEHICILGTSKKALDEIQKNLDLTHEYMEASRKTLERFGNTSSSSVWYELAYLEANKRMKRGDRVWQIALGSGIKCNSVVWKALRDVERPQQSPWFD encoded by the exons ATGGCTGCAGCAAGAGAGCAAGAGATAATTTCCACTGAGATTGTGAATACGGGTATCGAAGATTCGGGCCCATATGCAGGCTCATTGAATTTCTCCGTCAGGGTCCGCCATGGCCTCCCTAATTTCTTGAATTCTGTTAACTTAAAATACGTGAGGCTTGGTTATGGCTATCTCCTTTCTCATGGCTTTTACCTCTTCACTGCaccatttttcattttgatactCAGTGCTGGAATCGCCAAGCTCACCTGGAATGATTTCTTCCCCCAATATGACCTCTCTCTTACTCTATTAATTTTCGGATTGCTCGCCttcattgtttttctttgtCTTCATCTAATCCCTCGCTCAATTTATTTAGTCGATTTCGCTTGTTATCGTCCGCCGAATCAACTCAAG ATTTCAAAGGAAGAATTCATGGTACTAGCAAGAAAATCAGGCAACTTTAATGAGGCTGCCCTGGAATTCAAGCAACAAGTTCTCAAAAATTCCGGAATTGGAGATGAAACTTACCTGCCTAGAAAAGTTTTTTGCCCCGGTTACAAGCCAAATTTAAAGGATGGTCGAGAGGAGGCAGCAATGGTATTTTTCGGGGCCATTGATGACCTTCTTGCAGCCACCAAAATCCGGCCAAAGGAAATCAATATCCTCGTCGTCAACTGCGGAGTTTTGAACACTACGCCATCACTCTCTTCAATGATAATAAACCATTACAAATTTAGacataatattaacagcttcaatCTTGGTGGCATGGGCTGCGCAGCAGGAATTATCGCCATCGATTTAGTAAGAGACTTATTGATCGCTTATCCAGGCTCGTATGCTCTTGTTGTTAGCACAGAAGTCGTTAGCCATACCTGGTACTGCGGCAATGACCCCGACATGCTTCTCCCTAATTGCTTCTTCCGCATGGGCGCCGCCGCAATGTTGCTCTCAAGCTGCCGCCCTGACCGGTGGCGCTCCAAGTACCAACTCAAACAG CTGGTTCGAACGCACAAAGGCATGGATAATAGAAGCTTCAAGTCGATACATCTAAAGGAAGATGCAGAAGGGAGGCGAGGGCTATCAGTGAGCAAGGAAGTGATCGAGGTGGGCGGCCATGCCCTCAAGGCAAACATCACAACTCTAGGCCCTCTAGTTCTACCGATCTCTGAGCAATTTCATTTCTTCAAGAATTTGCTCTCCAGGAAGAAAACGAAACCATACATCCCAAACTACAAGCTGGCGTTCGAGCACATATGCATATTGGGGACAAGCAAGAAAGCGTTGGATGAAATTCAGAAGAACTTGGATCTCACACACGAGTACATGGAGGCTTCAAGGAAAACTTTGGAGCGATTTGGGAATACTTCGAGCAGTAGTGTGTGGTATGAACTGGCTTACTTGGAGGCAAATAAAAGGATGAAGAGAGGTGACAGAGTTTGGCAAATTGCACTGGGATCGGGCATCAAGTGTAATAGTGTCGTGTGGAAGGCTCTTAGAGATGTTGAAAGGCCTCAGCAGAGCCCATGGTTTGattga